From the Lepidochelys kempii isolate rLepKem1 chromosome 2, rLepKem1.hap2, whole genome shotgun sequence genome, one window contains:
- the C2H6orf62 gene encoding uncharacterized protein C6orf62 homolog isoform X2, which produces MGDPNSRKKQALNRLRAQLRKKKESLADQFDFKMYIAFVFKDKQHSCVDAAWKCGHGLSLQLLPESSFPELPEKKKSALFEVSEVIPVMTNNYEENILKGVRDSSYSLESSIELLQKDIVQLHAPRYQSMRRDVIGCTQEMDFILWPRNDIEKIVCLLFSRWKGSDDEPYRPVQAKFEFHHGDYEKQFLHVLSRKDKTGIVINNPNQSVFLFIDRQHLQTPKNKATIFKLCSICLYLPQEQLTHWAVGTIEDHLHPYMPE; this is translated from the exons ATGGGGGACCCAAACTCCCGGAAGAAACAAGCTCTGAACAGACTTCGTGCtcagcttagaaagaaaaaagaatctTTAGCTGACCAGTTTGATTTCAAGATGTATATTGCCTTtgtgttcaaggacaag caacacagctgtgttGATGCTGCTTGGAAGTGTGGACATGGCCTTAGTCTGCAGTTACTTCCTGAAAGCTCCTTTCCTGAACTTCCTGAG aAGAAGAAGTCAGCACTTTTTGAAGTGTCTGAAGTGATACCAGTCATGACCAATAATTATGAAGAAAATATCCTGAAAGGTGTGCGGGATTCCAGCTATTCCTTGGAAAGTTCCATAGAGCTTCTACAGAAGGATATAGTACAGCTTCATGCACCCCGCTACCAGTCTATGCGCAGG GATGTGATTGGATGTACTCAGGAGATGGACTTCATTCTTTGGCCTCGGAATGATATTGAGAAGATAGTCTGTCTCCTGTTTTCTCGGTGGAAGGGATCTGATGATGAGCCCTATAGGCCTGTTCAG GCCAAGTTTGAATTTCATCATGGTGACTATGAAAAACAGTTTCTGCATGTTCTGAGCCGAAAGGACAAGACTGGAATTGTTATCAACAATCCTAACCAGTCAGTGTTTCTCTTCATTGACAGACAGCACTTGCAG actccAAAAAACAAAGCTACTATCTTCAAGTTATGCAGCATCTGCCTGTACCTGCCACAGGAACAGCTCACCCACTGGGCGGTTGGTACCATAGAGGATCACCTCCATCCTTACATGCCAGAGTAG
- the C2H6orf62 gene encoding uncharacterized protein C6orf62 homolog isoform X1 translates to MGDPNSRKKQALNRLRAQLRKKKESLADQFDFKMYIAFVFKDKKKKSALFEVSEVIPVMTNNYEENILKGVRDSSYSLESSIELLQKDIVQLHAPRYQSMRRDVIGCTQEMDFILWPRNDIEKIVCLLFSRWKGSDDEPYRPVQAKFEFHHGDYEKQFLHVLSRKDKTGIVINNPNQSVFLFIDRQHLQTPKNKATIFKLCSICLYLPQEQLTHWAVGTIEDHLHPYMPE, encoded by the exons ATGGGGGACCCAAACTCCCGGAAGAAACAAGCTCTGAACAGACTTCGTGCtcagcttagaaagaaaaaagaatctTTAGCTGACCAGTTTGATTTCAAGATGTATATTGCCTTtgtgttcaaggacaag aAGAAGAAGTCAGCACTTTTTGAAGTGTCTGAAGTGATACCAGTCATGACCAATAATTATGAAGAAAATATCCTGAAAGGTGTGCGGGATTCCAGCTATTCCTTGGAAAGTTCCATAGAGCTTCTACAGAAGGATATAGTACAGCTTCATGCACCCCGCTACCAGTCTATGCGCAGG GATGTGATTGGATGTACTCAGGAGATGGACTTCATTCTTTGGCCTCGGAATGATATTGAGAAGATAGTCTGTCTCCTGTTTTCTCGGTGGAAGGGATCTGATGATGAGCCCTATAGGCCTGTTCAG GCCAAGTTTGAATTTCATCATGGTGACTATGAAAAACAGTTTCTGCATGTTCTGAGCCGAAAGGACAAGACTGGAATTGTTATCAACAATCCTAACCAGTCAGTGTTTCTCTTCATTGACAGACAGCACTTGCAG actccAAAAAACAAAGCTACTATCTTCAAGTTATGCAGCATCTGCCTGTACCTGCCACAGGAACAGCTCACCCACTGGGCGGTTGGTACCATAGAGGATCACCTCCATCCTTACATGCCAGAGTAG